A region of the Oncorhynchus nerka isolate Pitt River linkage group LG26, Oner_Uvic_2.0, whole genome shotgun sequence genome:
cgaggaggaggagagagatgacgaACAAGGTGTCCTGGAGGCCAtcgaggtggaggagagagtgggagttTTGGCGGATAGAGACGGTCAAGATTACATAGCGGGCCCGAGATTGGGAAGCGAGGGGGAGAAAAACAGGTCCAGCCGCACTCCCAGTCCTCCCCCAGCCCTGGAGCGCCTCTCCCTCCCCTCGGGGCACATCGCTGAGGTCAACTCGGTCCTCTTGGTAGGGGGCGACGGGGCGTTGTGTGCCTCAGGCTCCCGTGACAGGAACGTGAACCTGTGGGACCTACGGGAAGGGGGCTCCACGGGCAGGCTGCTCCATACACTGGGGGGCCAGGGCCTCTTCAGCACCCACAAAGGCTGGGTGTGGTGCCTGGCGGCCCGGGGACCCCTGCTGGCCTCTGGCTCCTTCGACAGCACAGTGCGGCTATGGGACCTGGGGGCCCAAGGAGCTGAGAGGGGCCTAATCATGGCCCGGGCTGCCGTGCTCTGCCTGGCCCTCCCCCAGAAGGACGTGCTGCTGGCCGGCACCTACGACAAGAAGGTCAGCGTCTACGACACAAGAGGTGAGTGATTCATAAGATTGGTACTTGTAGTCTCTGTTCTATTAAATTAGATTATATCAGTCGATAAAAGTGAACACAAACAATACTAATGGTTATCGTATAGAAATAGACTTGCTGAGGGGTAATTGGACTAAGGACCTTTACCTGTTCTAGtaatttctatttctatgtgttatcCTTTGGTTGGCCAAATGAACTGCCCATTCAGAATATATCATCTGATTAGAGAAAACCCAGAAACTATCAATGGGTTTATGGAATTTGACAGACTAACATTGTCAGATGTCGCTGGATGATGAGGTCATGATCTGTCTGCACTGCAGTGGCGGCACCTCTGGTAAAGAGCCTGCGTCTCCATAGCAACGCGGTGCTGTGCCTGGTAGCGGATGAGCAGTACATCCTTTCTGGGAGTAAAGACCGCACTGTGGTCATCTACGACCGAAGAGCAGGGAAAACCCTACAGAAACTACAGGTACAAACACGCATATACACAGTATAAGAATAGTATTATatttagggttgcaaagggagggtatattactggagaCTTTCAAAGTATTTTTGGGTACTTCAAGTCATCACAGGTATGTGTAGACACAGATATAAAAATgaatactgttatttatttatatataataatatacatacagtaccagtcaaaggtttgaacacacctattcattccatggtttttctttatttttactattttctacattataaactaatagtgaagacctcaaaactatgaaataacacatggaatcatgtcgtaaccaaaaaagtgtaaaacaaatcaaaatatattttaaatttgagattcttcaaagtagccaccatttgccttgatgacagctttgcacactcttgccattctctcaaccagcttcagctggaatgcttttccaacctttctgttatcatagtttctacagattgtaaatgaaaGATGTTTTACTGAAAGTATTAtgttattgatcgattgactataaCTCCTCAAaccacccagcagtgctatttgtaGAGTTGGCTCCAGGTAAactttttcagccattcctgaacctgcgaccaaaaacaagctacatgtggacagtaccaaaacaagcctCCTCACAGCAACATCTACAGAGCTGGAATGGTtgaatcccccatatatataacattctatggGTTGCAAGAAGTTTGTATAATTAAAACATTCTACGTTTTGAATCCGGTGTCGTTTTGCATATCAGTTCATTAACCATGTGCCATGGTttcggtacatcgaaaatctctgtCACAGCTGTCAAgttttggtccttaaattaaactggtatcatttttttatttataaaaatGTTCTTTAACtcattttggtctttaatgcagggccgacagacaagttcctgaATTTCTCACCTTTCCTCTTGTGCTGTTTTGTCTTATTTGGTTCAACAATGACAGGATTTGGCAAGTTGGCACAAACAGATCCAGGACCATGCTATAATATGTTAGTATGTGTGTCTTCATTCTGGTTTGTCTTCTCTCTTCCCAGCTGGGCTCCTACCTGCTGTCAATGTGCTACAGTGACAGTGAGGTGTGGGCGGGGGACAACCAGGGCATGCTCCATGCCTTCTCCATGCAGGCCGGTGTCTTCAAGCCCCTCTCCCAGTTCGACGTGGGACACACCTCACTGGTCACTGGCATCCACAGGTCCCCTGGGAGCCTCTACACCTGCTCCGCTGACCGCACCATCAAGGTACGTCCtgttagcctggttaaaccagtctgAATGCTGTTAAACAGTGGTGGGCATGGCATTCTTTCTGCTTTATGCCAGGCATACACTACACGATTTTGCCATGAATTCGCCACGTTTTTGCTGTCCCAGAATAATTTTCATGATCGGGCTGAAATCGTATTAATTTGGACTAGGATCAGTACGTCTGCACTCATGTAGTTTGTTTGAGCGGGTCAAGGACTCACCGATGATTGCTGTTCCATTCTCCAGACCCCTGTCGGAGGTCCCGATAATTTTTTGACGTCAGAAATGTTGATTGTGTATCTTGTAGTATGAGCAGTGCTACAACGCGATTGGGCGAGGACGGCTGCCAATAGCCAGAGCATTCAGTATGTGAGACCGAAAGCAACAGCGACATGGACCGTGGTGATGGTGATGTTTTACATGGCTCGGTGCCCCGGTTGGGCGGAGTTTGATTATTTCCGACCATTCCATTGGTCATTAAGTGAAATCTCCACCCACCTGGGAGTGCCCAGGCCCATGCAAAACAAATTCCAGCAATATTATATCTGCGTCCTACCATGACAGAAACCAAAAAGAGAATTTCATATTATGATTATTTCATATTAAGTCCATATTCTGGGCCTCAGTCAGTGTTTTTAACAGATGTTTCTGCACATAATAATGTGCACACTGGTAAAGCAGCTCACTGTTTGCGCGTCAGCATTTTCTTCCTACGACAACAGAGAAACGCAGGGTTGGATCAGCTAGGGAATCATTGAGTAATGTGAGCACCCCCACCCTGGAGCCCACTAGAATAGAATGTCTTTATTGTCCATCTGAGGATGGTTCTTTTTCTTTGGCGTCACCGTACAATAATTATTTGAACATGTGTAGTAATATCTATtcagctctgttgtagtggtgttctgtTTGGGGGTTTTAAATACATGGATAGGCTACTTTATTGTCAAAGAGGAAAATCATTTTCACTGCCCATTTGGTTACAAacaacattaaaccattatcaaaGTGTGTGCATTGATGACATGAATGAACACATCCATGTTTCTTCATTCCCTGTTCCTATCTTATCAACCATTCATCTTCCAGGTGCACCTCCCCTGTGCCCCTCCAAGGACGCTGTGCACACTGCACCACCAAGCAGGCGTCAATGGGGTGAGTCTCTCGCATCAAATTTTCCTTTTGAGATTCTGATGGCTGATACCCTCTCTCCTTAGCCTCTTACCTTGATCTGATTGAAGAAAGATCtttttactctctcctctctcctctctctctctctgttcctctctcctctctctctctctgtttctccctctctctctctctctgtttctgtttctccctctctccctctctctctctgtttctccctctctcctctctctctgtttctccctctctcctctctctctctgtttctccctctctcctctctctctgtttctccctctctcctctctctctctgtttctccctctctcctctctctctctcctctctctctctctctcctctctctctctctctctctctctctctctctctctctcctctctctctctctctcctctctctctctctgtttctccctctctcctctctctctctctgtttctccctctctcctctctctctctctgtttctccctctctcctctctctctctctgtttctccctctctcctctctctccctctctcctctctctctctctctgtttctcccctctctctctctctctctgtttctccctctctctctctctctctctctctctgtttctccctctctctctctctctctctctctctctctctcctctctctctctctctctctgtttctctctctctctctctctctctctctctctctctctctgttttctctctctctctctctctccctctctctgtttctccctctctctctctctctctctctgtttctctctctctctctctctctctctctctctgtttctccctctctctctctctctctctctgtttctctctctctctctctctctctctctctctctctttctccctctctctctctttctctctctctctctctctctctctgtttctcccctctctctctctctctctctctctctgtttctccctctctctctctctctctctctctctgtttctccctctctctctctctctctctctctctctgtttctctcctctctctctctctctctctctctctctctctgtcttctccctctctctctctctctctctctctctctctgtttctctcctctctctctctctctctctgtttctcctctctctctctctctctctgtttctctctctctctctctctctctctgtttctgttctctgtttctctctctctctctctctctctgtttctccctctctctctctctctctctctgtttctctctctctctctctctctctctctctctctctgtttctctctctctctctctctctctgttctctctctctctctgtttctctctctctctctgtttctctctctctctctctctgttttctctctctctctctctctctctctgtttctcctctctctctctctctctgtttctctctctctctctctctctctctgtttctccctctctctctctctctctctctgtttctccctctctctctctctctctctctctgtttctccctctctcctctctctctctctgtttctcctctctctctctctctctctgtttctccctctctctctctctctctctctgtttctccctctctctctctctctctctctgttttctctctctctctctctctctctctctgtttctctctctctctctctctctctctctctctctctctctctgtttctcctctctctctctctctctctctctgtttctccctctctcctctctctctctgtttctctctctcctctctctctctctctctgtttctctctctctctctctctgttttccctcctctctctctctctctctctctgtttctccctctctctctctctctctctctctgtttctccctctctctctctctgtttctccctctctctcctctctctctctctctctctgtttctctctctctctctctctctctctctctctctgtttctcctctctctctctctctgtttctctctctctctctctctgtttctccctctctcctctctctctctctctctctgtttctccctctctctctctctctctctctctctgtttctccctctctcctctctctctctctgtttctccctctctctctctctctctctgtttctccctctctcctctctctgtttctccctctctctctctctgtttctccctctctctctctctctctctctgtttctccctctcctctctctctctgtttctccctctctctctctctctctctctctctgtttctcctctctctccctctctctctctctctgtttctccctctctcctctctctctctctctgtttctccctctctctcctctctctctctctctgtttctcctctctctctctctctctctctctgtttctctctctctctctctctctctctctctctgtttctcctctctctctctctctctctctctttcttctctcctctctctctctctctctgtttctccctctctctctctctctctctctgtttctgtttctctctctctctctctctctgtttctccctctctctctctctctctctctctgtttctctctctgtttctctctctctctctctgtttctccctctctctctctctctgtttctccctctctcctctctctctctctctgtttctccctctctcctctctctctctctctgtttctttctccctctctctctctctctctctctctgtttctccctctctttctctctctctctctctgtttctccctctctctgtttctttctctctctctctctctgtttctccctctctccctctctctctctctctctgtttctccctctctttctctctctctctctctctgtttctcctctctctctctctctctctctgtttctccctctctctctctctctctctctctcctctctctctctctctctctctctctctctctgtttctctctctctctctctctctgtttctctctctctctctctctctctctgtttctctctctctctcttctctctctctgtttctctctctctctctctctctctctctctgtttctcctctctctctctctctctctctgtttctccctctctctctctctctctctctgtttctctctctctctctctctgtttctcctctctctctctctctctctctctctgtttctctctctctctctctctctctctctctctgtttctcctctctctctctctctctctcttttctccctctctcctctctctctctctctctctgtttctctctctctctgtttctctctctctctctctctctctctctctctctttctctctctctctctctctctctctctctgtttctccctctctctctctctctctctctctctgtttctccctctctctctctctctctctctctctgtttctccctctctctctctctctctctgtttctctctctctctctctctctctgtttctctctctctctgtttctcctctctctctctgtttctctctctgtttctctctctctctctctctctctctctgtttctctcctctctctctctctctctgtttctcctctctctctctctcttctgtttctccctctctctctctctctctctctctctctctctctctctctctctctctctctgtttctccctctctcctctctctgtttctccctctctctctctctctctctctgtttctctctctctctctctctctctccctctctctctctctctctctctctgtttctcctctctctctctctctctctctgtttctccctctctctctctctctctctctctctctctctctctgtttctccctctctcctctctctctctgtttctccctctctctctctctctctctctctctctctctctctctctctcctctctctctctctctctctgtttctccctctctcctctctctctctctctctgtttctccctctctctctctctgtttctccctctctctctctctctgtttctctctctctctctctctctctctctctctctctctctgtttctctctctctctctctctctctcctctctctctctctctctgtttctcctctctctctctctctctgtttctctctctctctctctgtttctctctctctctctgtttctctctctctctctctctgtttctctctgtttctcctctctctctctctctgtttctccctctctcctctctctctgtttctccctctctctctctctctctgtttctccctctctctctctctctgtttctccctctctcctctctctctgtttctccctctctctctctctgtttctctctctctctctgtttctccctctctctctctctctgtctctctgtttctccctctctctctctctctctgttttctctctctctctctctctgtttctccctctctctctctctctctgtttctctctctctctctctctgtttctccctctctcctctctctctgtttctctctctctctctctctctgtttctccctctctctctctctccctctctctctctctctctgtttctccctctctctctctctctgtttctccctctctctctctctctctgtttctcccctctctctctctctgtttctccctctctcctctctctctgtctctctgtttctccctctctctctctctctgtttctctcctctctctctctctctgtttctccctctctctctctgtttctctctctctctctctgtctctctgtttcttctgtttctccctcctctctctctctctctctctctctgtttctccctctctctctctctctgtttcttctctctctctctctctgtttctccctctctcctctctctctgtttctccctctctctctctctctctctgtttctccctctctcctctctctctgtttctccctctctctctctgtttctcctctctctctctctctctgtttctctctctctctctctctctctctctctctctctctgtttctccctctctctctctctctctgtttctctctctctcctctctctctctctctctctctctctctctctctctctctctttctctctctctctctctctctgttctctcctctctctctctctctctctctctctgtttctccctctctctctctctctctctctctgtttctccctctctctctctctctctgttttctccctctctctctctctctgtttctccctctctctctctctctgtttctccctctctctctctctctgttttctctctctctctctctgtttccctctctcctctctctctgtttctctcctctctgtttctctctctctctctctgtctctctcctctctgtttctccctctctctctctgtttctctcctctgtttctctctgtctcgctctctctgtagtTGAGTGTCGAAGCAGGAGTGCTGGCGATCGCGTCAGGAGAaatgtgtgtggaggtgtggagggtcAGGAGGTGAGGGGGGGCACACCCACCCTAATCTATTTACGTTCCTGAAGTGATGCAAGATGACTGACATATAATGGTCTGTCATTTAAATGATATACTTTctcatactgtatgctgtgagaATGTTGACGTGAAGGACCAGTGCTCTTAGCTTTACCCAAAAAAACTATATACAAGCCAAACATATTTAGTGTGTCTGTGATTCTCATGTATTTTATCAAAGAAAAGAACACAAAGGCTTCCTTAACTAATGTAAAAGAAAAGGCCTAAGATAATAGCACTTCATGGTGTAgttctgtctgtgtccctgtgttGTTGACCCAGCACTCGTTCAAACGATTTCACATAAACTGGATTTGGGAGTTAATTTGAGGCACAGCACTACTGAAGGGTTTTAAACACTTGTACATGATTTGATTTTGCAATGGCCTGGTTTTAGCTTGTTAATTAAAATGACATTCCGCCACCAGCATTCCAGACAGTTGGTCTCTAGAAAATAGATTGACAATTGAAACAGATTCGGAAACCCAATGGAAAGAATCAGTCAAGCCGTTCTGACACACTGATTGTAAAGTATTTTGGTCTAACTGTCATAATGTGTGTAGTGGCGTTCTTATACTCAGTACCACAGCACTTGTTTGTCAATTCCACTGTTTTGAGTTCTCTCTTAGGGTAACTACTTTACCAACTCTTAACGTTTTTATTTAATTCTGCACTGTTGAGGAAAGCGCTGTACCGTTACACACGTGacaaaataaactttgatttgaatctGTAGCGTCCCAGCATCAACCTCGCTCAAGTGGCTCATTTTGAGTGCAAAACCCAATAGTACTGCATTGTTCACTAATGATTTGTtacaagttttttttattttattacacACACTGTCCTTAGCAACAATCAATCTCCATGCCAACTCCTTATCTGCAACCCTTCTTCACCTGCTGCAAGAGTCCTCTGACtgcatagaaatacccaaatgaTTCAGATTTTGTAAATATGCATTTGTGAATATGCAATGTGTGATTTCTTTTGTTATGAATAAAATGTTTACACTCAATCAATTCATTGTTTACCAGTGTAACATCTGTAATGTCAAGAAGATATAAACAGTTTGCTCTCCTTTGTTATTGAGACATTCTGGACTGAAGTTACAACATGACCAATACTGTACCAACCAGTCAGGTTTTGCTTTAGCCAACACGTTAATGTCTTGTCTGGCATGATGAAGTAGGACATGTTGAAGTAGCCTGGCATCAAAACGTTTCACTGTTGATGATGATGAAGCACTGTTGAATGCAGCACCAGAGAGCAGTGACCTGGGGCAGCCTTTCTACAGCAGGACACAGGTCTTCTTGTCTTTGAAGGGGTTGGAGGAGG
Encoded here:
- the fbxw9 gene encoding F-box/WD repeat-containing protein 9 encodes the protein MSESRVTVGHDEAGAGRGEKEAKSAPLKQPSNEASRPGQLGLPPGSQLPSTEPSPSPSAEGSGLLSLPWEMVARIASHLSAQCVITVLPQVCHTLGNVGKDSTAWQLRARRLTGPRASFPVGPRDGFDWPSACLEMEELIACWTGQGERAAREAEQAEREREVERAQERERDREALAEEGIGEWEEVEEGRPQVDEGVDEVGFLVEGVMAVAWDREELIEEGDMPQDREGDPPMGVGEERLETAAEEEERDDEQGVLEAIEVEERVGVLADRDGQDYIAGPRLGSEGEKNRSSRTPSPPPALERLSLPSGHIAEVNSVLLVGGDGALCASGSRDRNVNLWDLREGGSTGRLLHTLGGQGLFSTHKGWVWCLAARGPLLASGSFDSTVRLWDLGAQGAERGLIMARAAVLCLALPQKDVLLAGTYDKKVSVYDTRVAAPLVKSLRLHSNAVLCLVADEQYILSGSKDRTVVIYDRRAGKTLQKLQLGSYLLSMCYSDSEVWAGDNQGMLHAFSMQAGVFKPLSQFDVGHTSLVTGIHRSPGSLYTCSADRTIKVHLPCAPPRTLCTLHHQAGVNGLSVEAGVLAIASGEMCVEVWRVRR
- the LOC135564714 gene encoding RNA-binding protein 25-like; amino-acid sequence: QREREREREEKQRERERETEREREREGETEREREREEKQRERERERERNREREERERETERERERERNRERERERNRERERERERERRERERERRERERNRERERERRNRERERERRETEREREREREREKTERERERERERGEKQREREREREREKQREREREREGETERERERERGEKQREREREREREREGERERERERERERETEREREREGETERERERERERNRERERERGRNRERERERERENRERERERERERERNRERERERREREREREREREKQREREREREGETERERERGETEREREERGRERREGETERERGEREKQREREERGRNRERERREGETERERGEREREEREREREREREREERER